The genomic DNA AGGCGCCCACCAGCGGGGACACCAACCAGAGGCCGGCGGCAAGGGCAAAGAAGAGTGAGGCATGGTCGCTGGGAAAGGAACTCCACCCGGCCAGGAAATCGGCCGGCATGGTGTAGGGCAGGGTGAAATCCAATCCGGCGGTGTGCACCGGACGTGCGCGGTAGGGGAGGACGAGCTGAAGTGCGCGGGCGACCGCCATCGCCGCGAAGGCCGCGAGGATCGTCAGGAGGACGGCTTGTCGATGGTCCTCACGATGGGGGACGCGAAACCAGGCCCACCAGATGAGCGGCAGCGAGAGATACCCCTTCAGCGCATCGCTGTCGCTGATCGTCATGATCAGGCTGTCGATGGCCCAGGACCGTTGGGCAAACTGGTTGAAGAAACCTAAGACGGTCGTGTCGAATCCGTTCATGTGCGCGTCATCTGCAGGGTGGAGTTCTTGTCGCGTGAGTCAGAGGTCATGAGGCTCGGCTCATGCCGGGGCGCAGGTGCGCGGCAGCGGCAAGATAGCGGAGGTCAGGTCCGTTGTAAATGCTTATAAGCCAGACCGGTGAAAATCGAAAAATGTTTTCGTCATTCGAGCGCTCGACGTGAGACTCGCGTCCGCACAGGCCAGGGCCGATGTACCCTGGTCAAAGGCCCTCCGTGAGGGATTGAATCTGCTCGTCGCAGTGGATCGATCACCGCCTTCTTGACGGCCATTCGGCCCTAGGCAGATAATGCGCCCGTCGCCAGGAGGCAGGCATGGGACGGGCCGGCCGGATCGTACGCGGAATCA from Nitrospira sp. ND1 includes the following:
- a CDS encoding phosphatase PAP2 family protein — translated: MNGFDTTVLGFFNQFAQRSWAIDSLIMTISDSDALKGYLSLPLIWWAWFRVPHREDHRQAVLLTILAAFAAMAVARALQLVLPYRARPVHTAGLDFTLPYTMPADFLAGWSSFPSDHASLFFALAAGLWLVSPLVGAFAFLHAAVIVSIPRIYVGLHFPTDILSGACLGVTAVAVIWKWRAVFVKLVEPALAWSKTSPHLFYPAFFILTSELAHLFKDSRWLAESLWHMAKLSLAR